The Meriones unguiculatus strain TT.TT164.6M chromosome 1, Bangor_MerUng_6.1, whole genome shotgun sequence genome has a segment encoding these proteins:
- the Rnaseh2c gene encoding ribonuclease H2 subunit C isoform X2 — MENPEEAADGKHRVHLRPGSLRDAAPAALHLLPCEVLVSRPAPVERFFTPAVRRGADGLRVSFRGRGLRGEEVAVPPGFAGFVMVTEAVGQGPIGKPNFPGDAEDTADETPEPLERDFDRFIGATGSFSHFTLWGLETVPGPDAKVHRALGWPSLAAAIHAQVPED, encoded by the exons ATGGAGAACCCAGAGGAAGCTGCGGACGGGAAACACCGCGTGCATCTGCGCCCGGGCTCGCTGCGCGACGCCGCGCCGGCTGCTCTGCACCTCCTGCCCTGCGAGGTTCTGGTGAGCCGGCCCGCCCCGGTGGAACGCTTCTTCACGCCCGCCGTGCGTCGCGGTGCGGACG GGCTGCGGGTGTCATTTCGCGGTCGTGGCCTGCGGGGTGAGGAGGTAGCTGTGCCGCCGGGCTTTGCGGGATTCGTGATGGTGACAGAGGCGGTGGGACAGGGGCCGATAGGGAAGCCGAACTTCCCTGGGGACGCGGAGGACACAGCGGACGAGACACCGGAGCCGCTGGAGCGGGACTTC GACCGCTTCATCGGAGCCACCGGGAGCTTCAGCCACTTCACCCTGTGGGGTCTGGAAACGGTCCCTGGCCCAGACGCCAAAGTGCACAGGGCCCTAGGTTGGCCCAGCCTCGCTGCAGCG ATTCACGCACAGGTGCCTGAGGACTGA
- the Rnaseh2c gene encoding ribonuclease H2 subunit C isoform X1, with protein sequence MENPEEAADGKHRVHLRPGSLRDAAPAALHLLPCEVLVSRPAPVERFFTPAVRRGADGLRVSFRGRGLRGEEVAVPPGFAGFVMVTEAVGQGPIGKPNFPGDAEDTADETPEPLERDFDRFIGATGSFSHFTLWGLETVPGPDAKVHRALGWPSLAAAMLASLTLSAQAPLTRGTTKAGVWEEETKGSP encoded by the exons ATGGAGAACCCAGAGGAAGCTGCGGACGGGAAACACCGCGTGCATCTGCGCCCGGGCTCGCTGCGCGACGCCGCGCCGGCTGCTCTGCACCTCCTGCCCTGCGAGGTTCTGGTGAGCCGGCCCGCCCCGGTGGAACGCTTCTTCACGCCCGCCGTGCGTCGCGGTGCGGACG GGCTGCGGGTGTCATTTCGCGGTCGTGGCCTGCGGGGTGAGGAGGTAGCTGTGCCGCCGGGCTTTGCGGGATTCGTGATGGTGACAGAGGCGGTGGGACAGGGGCCGATAGGGAAGCCGAACTTCCCTGGGGACGCGGAGGACACAGCGGACGAGACACCGGAGCCGCTGGAGCGGGACTTC GACCGCTTCATCGGAGCCACCGGGAGCTTCAGCCACTTCACCCTGTGGGGTCTGGAAACGGTCCCTGGCCCAGACGCCAAAGTGCACAGGGCCCTAGGTTGGCCCAGCCTCGCTGCAGCG ATGCTGGCTAGTCTCACCCTCTCTGCTCAAGCACCCTTGACAAGAGGGACCACAAAGGCTGgtgtctgggaagaggaaacaaaGGGAAGCCCGTGA